The Streptococcus sp. S5 genome contains a region encoding:
- the thrB gene encoding homoserine kinase: protein MKIIVPATSANVGPGFDSVGIAVTRYLTIEVLEPSDAWLIEHDLGAGIPTDEKNLLLSTALSIAPAIQPHHIKMTSEVPLARGLGSSSSVIVAGIELANQLANLQLSDAEKLRIATEIEGHPDNVAPAIFGNLVVASYIGEDVQYVTADFPTCDLVAFVPSYQLKTSDSRNVLPKEWSYKEAVAASSVANVAIAALLKGDLVTAGRSIELDHFHERYRQSLVKEFPQVKEVAHQHDAYATYLSGAGPTIMNLLAPEHTAAFVAALEKLGLEGQIFQLKIDTFGVRVEK from the coding sequence ATGAAGATTATTGTTCCAGCAACCAGTGCCAATGTAGGGCCCGGATTTGATTCTGTTGGGATTGCCGTTACTCGTTATTTGACCATTGAAGTGCTTGAACCATCAGATGCTTGGTTGATTGAGCATGATCTAGGAGCAGGGATTCCGACAGACGAGAAAAACCTCTTGCTCTCAACAGCCCTGTCGATTGCCCCAGCTATTCAACCACATCATATCAAGATGACCAGTGAAGTGCCTTTGGCGCGTGGTCTTGGTTCTTCTAGTTCTGTCATTGTAGCAGGGATTGAATTGGCCAATCAATTAGCCAATCTCCAGCTATCAGATGCTGAGAAATTACGCATCGCGACCGAGATCGAAGGGCATCCTGATAACGTAGCCCCAGCTATTTTTGGGAACTTGGTCGTTGCCAGTTACATCGGTGAAGATGTCCAATATGTGACAGCTGACTTCCCAACTTGTGATCTGGTAGCCTTTGTTCCCAGCTACCAATTGAAGACCAGTGATAGCCGCAATGTCCTACCGAAAGAATGGTCTTATAAGGAAGCTGTTGCAGCTAGTAGTGTAGCCAATGTGGCCATCGCAGCTCTCCTCAAGGGAGATTTGGTGACGGCTGGTCGCTCCATTGAGTTAGATCATTTCCACGAGCGCTACCGTCAATCCTTGGTCAAAGAATTCCCTCAGGTAAAAGAAGTTGCGCATCAACACGATGCTTATGCCACCTATCTGTCGGGAGCAGGCCCAACGATCATGAACCTCTTAGCGCCAGAGCATACAGCAGCCTTTGTCGCAGCTCTTGAAAAACTCGGGCTAGAAGGTCAGATTTTCCAACTTAAAATCGACACTTTTGGCGTTCGTGTTGAGAAATAA
- the murB gene encoding UDP-N-acetylmuramate dehydrogenase → MNEKMNQILEGIDIRFQEPLKHYTFTKVGGNAEFLAFPRNQYELKRIVQFANQEQIPWMVLGNASNIIVRDGGIPGFVIMFDRLRDISVDGYVIEAEAGAKLIDTTHVALHHSLKGFEFANGIPGSVGGAVFMNAGAYGGEIAHVLVSCKVLTKDGEIETLSASELAFGYRHSKIQETGAVVISAKFALSPGNHEVIKQEMDRLTHLRQLKQPLEYPSCGSVFKRPVGHFAGQLISEAGLKGYRIGGVEVSEKHAGFMVNVDNGTAKDYEDLIAHVIEAVEAHSGVRLEPEVRIIGQA, encoded by the coding sequence ATGAATGAAAAAATGAATCAAATTCTTGAAGGGATTGATATCCGTTTTCAAGAACCTTTAAAACATTATACCTTTACAAAGGTCGGTGGGAATGCTGAATTTTTAGCCTTCCCTCGCAACCAATACGAATTAAAACGCATCGTCCAATTTGCCAACCAAGAGCAAATTCCATGGATGGTCCTGGGCAATGCGTCCAATATCATTGTCCGTGATGGGGGCATTCCGGGATTTGTCATTATGTTTGATCGCTTGCGTGACATCAGTGTGGACGGCTATGTGATCGAAGCAGAGGCAGGAGCTAAACTCATCGACACCACTCATGTGGCATTGCACCATAGTTTGAAAGGCTTCGAGTTTGCTAATGGCATTCCAGGCAGTGTCGGTGGTGCTGTCTTTATGAATGCGGGAGCCTATGGGGGAGAAATCGCTCATGTCCTAGTATCCTGTAAGGTCTTGACCAAAGACGGAGAGATCGAAACTCTGTCAGCGAGTGAACTAGCTTTTGGCTACCGTCATTCTAAGATTCAAGAGACAGGTGCTGTCGTCATCTCTGCCAAATTTGCTTTGTCACCAGGCAATCACGAGGTGATCAAGCAGGAGATGGATCGGTTGACCCATCTTCGTCAGTTGAAACAACCCCTTGAATACCCTTCTTGTGGATCTGTCTTTAAGCGTCCTGTTGGCCATTTTGCAGGTCAATTAATCAGTGAAGCAGGTCTAAAGGGCTATCGAATCGGTGGTGTGGAAGTTTCTGAAAAACATGCCGGCTTTATGGTCAATGTCGATAATGGAACGGCTAAGGACTATGAAGATTTGATCGCCCATGTCATTGAGGCAGTAGAAGCTCACTCAGGCGTCCGTTTAGAACCAGAAGTTCGCATAATCGGCCAAGCCTAA
- a CDS encoding DegV family protein, which produces MKWKIIADSGCDYRSLDNLAPDTEFVSVPLTIQVGETIYTDDVQLNIDQMMEEMYATTTASKSACPSPDDYMKSFEGAENIVVVTITGTLSGSYNSAEVAKKIYLEEHPNTNIHVINSLSAGGEVDLIVRKLNQLVAEGLDFDQVVDVITTYQSKTKLLFVLAKVDNLVKNGRLSKLIGTVVGLLNIRMVGEASKTGTLELLQKARGQKKAIKAAFDELIKAGYAGGHITIAHRNNEKFIEQFSELVREKFTRANIEVLPTSGLCSFYAEEGGLLMGYEI; this is translated from the coding sequence ATGAAATGGAAAATTATTGCGGATTCAGGCTGTGACTACCGCTCTTTGGACAATCTGGCACCGGATACGGAGTTTGTCAGTGTCCCATTGACCATCCAAGTGGGAGAAACTATCTACACAGATGATGTCCAACTCAATATCGATCAGATGATGGAAGAGATGTATGCGACTACGACTGCTTCTAAGTCTGCCTGTCCGAGTCCCGATGATTATATGAAGTCCTTTGAAGGAGCTGAAAATATCGTCGTTGTGACCATCACTGGAACCCTTTCAGGTAGCTACAATAGTGCTGAGGTGGCCAAGAAGATTTATCTAGAAGAGCATCCGAATACCAATATCCACGTCATTAATAGCTTGTCAGCTGGGGGTGAGGTGGACCTGATCGTTCGCAAGCTCAATCAGTTGGTCGCTGAAGGCCTTGATTTTGATCAAGTGGTCGATGTGATCACCACCTATCAGTCTAAGACGAAGTTGCTCTTTGTTTTGGCCAAGGTCGATAATCTGGTCAAAAATGGACGTCTCAGCAAATTGATCGGGACTGTTGTCGGGCTCCTCAATATCCGTATGGTCGGGGAAGCTAGTAAGACGGGTACCCTTGAGTTGCTTCAAAAAGCACGGGGCCAAAAGAAAGCGATCAAGGCTGCTTTTGATGAATTGATCAAGGCGGGTTATGCTGGCGGCCACATCACCATCGCCCACCGCAACAATGAAAAATTTATCGAGCAGTTCTCTGAATTGGTCCGTGAAAAATTTACCCGTGCAAACATCGAAGTCCTCCCTACTTCCGGACTATGTAGTTTCTATGCCGAAGAAGGCGGGCTCCTCATGGGCTATGAAATTTAA
- a CDS encoding ABC transporter permease has translation MKKVSHFYLGFVFLILYLPIFYLIFYAFNKGGDMNAFTGFTLEHFNELFADSRLMLILSETFLLAFLSALIATVIGTFGAIYIYQSKKKLEGPLLSINNILMVAPDVMIGASFLILFTTVKYQLGFLSVLASHVAFSIPIVVLMVLPRLKEMNRDMVNAAYDLGATQVQMLKEIMLPYLTPAIIAGYFMAFTYSLDDFAVTFFVTGNGFTTLSVEIYSRARQGISLSINALSALVFLFSVLLVIGYYFITREKEEAA, from the coding sequence ATGAAAAAAGTATCTCATTTCTATCTAGGTTTCGTCTTTCTGATCCTCTATCTTCCTATCTTTTATTTGATCTTTTATGCCTTCAATAAAGGGGGAGATATGAATGCCTTCACAGGCTTCACGCTTGAGCATTTCAATGAATTGTTCGCAGATAGTCGCCTGATGCTGATCTTATCAGAGACCTTCCTCTTGGCCTTTTTGTCAGCCTTGATTGCGACAGTGATTGGAACCTTTGGAGCCATTTATATTTACCAATCGAAGAAGAAGTTAGAAGGTCCTTTGCTCTCCATCAACAACATTCTCATGGTAGCGCCAGACGTTATGATCGGGGCCAGCTTCTTGATTCTCTTTACGACGGTGAAGTACCAGCTAGGTTTCCTATCTGTTCTGGCTAGCCACGTGGCCTTCTCGATTCCTATTGTGGTCTTGATGGTCTTGCCACGACTCAAGGAAATGAACCGGGATATGGTCAATGCGGCCTATGACTTAGGAGCTACCCAAGTGCAAATGCTCAAAGAGATCATGTTGCCGTATCTGACACCAGCCATTATTGCGGGCTACTTTATGGCCTTTACCTATTCGCTTGATGACTTTGCCGTGACCTTCTTTGTAACCGGAAATGGCTTTACAACCTTGTCTGTAGAGATCTACTCACGTGCGCGTCAAGGGATTTCCCTCAGTATCAATGCCTTGTCCGCCCTTGTCTTTCTCTTTAGTGTGCTCTTGGTCATCGGTTATTACTTTATCACCCGTGAAAAGGAGGAAGCAGCATGA
- a CDS encoding homoserine dehydrogenase, producing the protein MSVKIALLGFGTVASGVPFLLKENREKITQAAQDEIEIAKVLVRDDAEKEKLQAAGHDYNFVTNVDEIIEDKDIAIVVELMGRIEPAKTFITRALEAGKHVVSANKDLLAVHGSELLEVAQKHQVALYYEAAVAGGIPILRTLVNSLASDKVTKVLGVVNGTSNFMMTKMVEEGWTYEDALAEAQRLGYAESDPTNDVEGIDAAYKMVILSQFAFGMNIQFDQVGHKGISQITPQDVSVAQSLGYVIKLVGSIVETQSGIAAEVTPTFLPKQHPLAGVNDVMNAVYVESIGIGESMYYGPGAGQKPTATSVVADIVRIVRRLKEGTIGKAFNEYSRPLQLAKPEDVKNNYYFSIKAPDATGQILRLAEIFNAEGASFKQILQEDSDGHYASVVIITHQVNQTQFKNLVEKLDSEPNFELLNTFKVLGE; encoded by the coding sequence ATGTCTGTTAAGATTGCCTTACTAGGATTTGGTACTGTTGCAAGTGGCGTACCATTTTTATTAAAAGAAAACCGTGAAAAAATCACCCAGGCAGCTCAAGATGAAATCGAGATCGCTAAGGTCTTGGTTCGAGATGATGCGGAAAAGGAAAAATTGCAAGCTGCTGGTCATGACTACAACTTTGTGACCAATGTTGATGAGATCATTGAAGACAAGGACATTGCCATCGTGGTCGAATTGATGGGTCGTATCGAGCCAGCGAAAACCTTTATCACCCGTGCGCTGGAAGCAGGTAAGCATGTGGTCTCTGCTAACAAAGACCTTCTAGCTGTTCATGGAAGTGAATTGTTAGAGGTTGCTCAAAAACACCAAGTAGCTCTTTATTATGAAGCTGCCGTAGCAGGTGGGATTCCAATCCTTCGCACCTTGGTGAATTCCTTGGCTTCTGACAAGGTGACCAAAGTACTCGGTGTGGTCAATGGAACCTCCAACTTCATGATGACTAAAATGGTGGAAGAAGGCTGGACTTATGAAGATGCTTTAGCAGAAGCGCAACGCCTGGGTTACGCTGAAAGTGACCCAACCAATGACGTCGAAGGGATCGATGCCGCCTACAAGATGGTGATTTTGAGTCAATTTGCCTTTGGGATGAACATCCAATTTGACCAAGTAGGTCACAAAGGGATCAGCCAGATCACTCCACAAGATGTCTCTGTCGCTCAAAGCCTTGGTTATGTGATCAAACTGGTCGGCTCGATCGTTGAAACGCAATCAGGGATTGCAGCAGAGGTGACACCAACCTTCCTTCCAAAACAACACCCACTCGCTGGTGTGAACGATGTCATGAATGCGGTCTATGTGGAATCCATCGGGATTGGTGAGTCTATGTACTATGGACCAGGTGCTGGTCAAAAACCAACTGCGACTAGTGTCGTTGCCGACATAGTTCGTATTGTCCGTCGTCTAAAAGAAGGAACGATTGGTAAAGCCTTCAATGAATACAGTCGTCCTCTTCAATTGGCTAAGCCTGAAGATGTGAAGAACAATTATTACTTCTCAATTAAGGCACCAGATGCGACTGGTCAAATCTTGCGTCTCGCGGAGATCTTTAATGCAGAAGGAGCTTCCTTCAAACAAATCCTTCAAGAAGACTCTGATGGTCACTATGCAAGTGTGGTCATCATCACCCACCAAGTCAATCAAACCCAATTCAAGAACTTGGTTGAAAAACTGGATTCAGAGCCGAATTTCGAACTCTTGAATACCTTTAAGGTCTTGGGAGAATAA
- a CDS encoding TetR/AcrR family transcriptional regulator, with the protein MAERKISEKSLENLKRFNRENNAITRESIEISLLQLLEKKDLKKITISELVQRAGVSRAAFYRNYDSKEEILESIFQSSIAKITKSLDGYNLKTDLYQVWVYLFKEVKKEAKIISLAIDYNFERLLTKAVYDFLEKRNGSSSNGAGSYLNSFWSSAIVSVISKWIKDGMKIPAEKIATLGLPLFPQKKK; encoded by the coding sequence ATGGCAGAAAGAAAAATATCCGAGAAATCCTTGGAAAATCTCAAACGATTTAACCGAGAAAACAATGCGATTACACGAGAATCCATCGAAATCTCTCTCCTGCAATTGTTGGAGAAAAAAGATCTGAAAAAGATCACCATCTCTGAGCTGGTTCAGCGTGCGGGTGTCTCTCGCGCAGCCTTTTACCGTAATTATGACTCCAAAGAAGAGATTCTAGAGTCCATCTTTCAATCTAGTATCGCAAAGATTACCAAGTCTTTAGATGGCTATAACCTCAAGACAGACCTCTACCAAGTTTGGGTCTACCTCTTTAAGGAAGTCAAGAAAGAAGCCAAGATCATCAGTCTAGCCATTGATTATAATTTCGAGCGGCTCTTGACCAAGGCAGTCTATGATTTTTTAGAAAAACGAAATGGCAGCTCCTCGAATGGCGCTGGCAGCTACCTCAATTCCTTCTGGAGCTCAGCCATCGTCTCTGTCATCTCCAAATGGATCAAGGATGGCATGAAGATCCCCGCTGAGAAGATCGCGACACTTGGTCTGCCCCTCTTTCCACAAAAGAAGAAGTAA
- a CDS encoding HD domain-containing protein, whose product MIEERIQAAKQYVKTLFADRADGHDVEHTLRVYTNAMRIAQAEGPCDLEIVGLSALLHDADDDKLFQTENNANARMFLEEIGIPQDQIDQICRVINAVSFSKNRGKHPETLEGKIVQDADRLDAIGAVGIARTFSYGGHKERPLTDTVQHFHDKLLLLKDEMNTETAKQMAESRHQFLITFLNELEKEL is encoded by the coding sequence ATGATCGAAGAACGAATCCAAGCTGCTAAGCAGTATGTGAAAACCTTATTTGCTGATCGAGCGGATGGCCATGATGTAGAGCATACCCTCCGCGTCTATACCAATGCTATGAGAATCGCACAAGCAGAAGGTCCATGTGATCTGGAGATAGTGGGCTTGTCAGCTCTTCTTCACGATGCTGATGATGATAAATTGTTTCAGACAGAGAATAATGCGAATGCTCGCATGTTTCTGGAAGAGATCGGTATTCCTCAAGACCAAATCGACCAGATTTGTCGGGTTATCAATGCTGTTTCTTTCAGCAAAAATCGCGGTAAACATCCAGAAACCTTAGAAGGGAAGATTGTCCAGGATGCAGACCGCCTGGATGCGATAGGAGCTGTAGGAATTGCGCGAACTTTTTCCTATGGTGGCCACAAAGAGAGACCCCTTACTGATACCGTCCAACATTTCCACGACAAGTTGCTCCTCTTAAAAGATGAAATGAACACGGAGACTGCTAAACAAATGGCAGAAAGTCGCCATCAATTTTTAATCACCTTTCTAAATGAACTAGAAAAGGAACTCTAA
- a CDS encoding ABC transporter permease — MKKTTSNLFILPYFLWIFLFVLAPVVMIIFQSFFNVEGQFSLENYKEFFTSQNLTYLKMSFNSVLYAGIVTLVTLLISYPTAYFLTLLKHRQLWLMLIVLPTWVNLLLKAYAFIGIFGQNGSINSFLSFLGVAPQQILFTDFSFIFVASYIELPFMILPIFNVLDDLDPNLINASYDLGANRWDTFRHVVFPLSMNGVRSGVQSVFIPSLSLFMLTRMIGGNRVITLGTAIEQHFLTTQNWGMGSTIGVVLILAMLFTMWATRERRER, encoded by the coding sequence ATGAAGAAAACAACCTCTAATCTATTTATCCTCCCCTATTTCTTGTGGATTTTTCTCTTTGTCTTGGCTCCTGTAGTCATGATCATCTTTCAATCGTTTTTTAACGTTGAAGGGCAGTTTTCACTTGAAAACTACAAAGAGTTCTTTACTTCGCAAAATTTGACCTATTTAAAGATGAGCTTTAATTCGGTCCTTTATGCCGGAATCGTCACCCTGGTGACGCTCTTGATCTCCTACCCGACTGCTTACTTTTTGACGCTGCTCAAACACCGGCAGTTGTGGTTGATGTTGATCGTCTTGCCAACCTGGGTCAATCTCTTGCTCAAGGCCTATGCCTTTATCGGAATCTTTGGTCAAAACGGCTCCATCAATAGCTTTTTAAGCTTTCTCGGAGTCGCTCCCCAGCAGATCCTCTTTACCGATTTCTCCTTTATCTTTGTAGCCAGCTACATCGAGTTGCCTTTCATGATTTTGCCGATCTTTAATGTCTTAGATGACTTAGATCCAAACTTGATTAATGCCAGCTATGATTTGGGAGCCAATCGTTGGGATACCTTCCGTCATGTGGTCTTCCCCTTGTCCATGAATGGAGTCCGCTCAGGTGTGCAGTCTGTCTTTATTCCTAGTCTGAGTCTCTTCATGTTGACACGGATGATCGGTGGAAATCGCGTCATTACCTTAGGGACTGCGATTGAACAGCACTTCCTGACAACACAAAACTGGGGAATGGGTTCTACCATCGGAGTTGTTCTGATCCTTGCTATGCTCTTTACCATGTGGGCAACTAGAGAAAGGAGAGAACGATGA
- a CDS encoding ABC transporter substrate-binding protein, which produces MKKLYSFLTGIVLVILVLWGISHQIEASMNTKNSDKLVIYNWGDYIDPELLKEFTKETGIQVQYDTFDSNEAMYTKIKQGGTTYDIAIPSEYMIAKMMDEHLVEKLDQSKIKGMENIDPKLLNQSFDPGNQYSVPYFWGTLGIIYNTKMVKNAPEHWSDLWREEYRNDIMMYDGAREVMGIGLNTLGYSLNEKDPKKLQEAVDKLYTLTPNIKALVADEMKGYMIQNNAAIGVTFSGEASQMLEANKDLRYVVPTEASNLWFDNIVIPKTVKNKEAAYAFINFMLRPKNALKNALYVGYSTPNKKAKAMLPKEIQDDQSFYPSDETLDHLEVYQQLGKKLLGVYNDLYLQVKMYRK; this is translated from the coding sequence ATGAAAAAACTTTATTCATTCCTAACTGGGATTGTCCTTGTCATTCTGGTCCTCTGGGGAATTAGCCACCAGATCGAAGCGAGCATGAATACCAAGAATAGTGACAAGCTGGTCATCTACAACTGGGGAGATTATATCGATCCGGAATTGCTCAAGGAATTTACAAAAGAGACAGGGATTCAGGTGCAATATGATACCTTTGATTCCAACGAAGCCATGTACACCAAGATCAAGCAAGGTGGAACCACTTACGATATTGCGATTCCTAGTGAATACATGATTGCTAAGATGATGGATGAGCATCTGGTTGAAAAGTTGGACCAATCCAAGATCAAAGGGATGGAAAATATCGATCCAAAACTCTTGAACCAATCGTTTGATCCGGGCAACCAATATTCAGTCCCTTACTTCTGGGGTACCTTGGGGATTATCTACAATACCAAGATGGTCAAAAATGCTCCTGAACATTGGTCAGATCTCTGGCGTGAAGAGTACAGAAATGACATCATGATGTACGATGGTGCGCGTGAGGTCATGGGAATTGGTCTCAATACCTTGGGCTATAGCCTCAATGAAAAGGATCCAAAGAAATTGCAAGAGGCAGTAGATAAACTCTACACCTTGACGCCAAACATCAAAGCTTTGGTTGCTGATGAGATGAAAGGCTATATGATCCAAAACAATGCGGCTATTGGGGTTACCTTCTCAGGAGAAGCCAGCCAAATGCTCGAAGCCAATAAGGATCTTCGCTATGTCGTCCCAACTGAAGCCAGCAACCTTTGGTTTGATAACATTGTCATTCCAAAAACCGTGAAAAATAAAGAAGCAGCATATGCCTTTATTAACTTCATGCTTCGTCCTAAAAATGCTTTGAAAAATGCTCTTTATGTCGGCTACTCAACGCCAAATAAAAAAGCCAAAGCCATGTTGCCAAAAGAAATCCAAGATGACCAATCCTTCTATCCAAGCGATGAAACGCTGGACCATTTGGAAGTCTATCAACAATTAGGCAAGAAATTGCTTGGAGTCTATAACGATCTTTACCTTCAGGTCAAGATGTATCGAAAATAA
- a CDS encoding polysaccharide deacetylase family protein — translation MSKRRVPKKIKTLLGINAFLLVCIFICSFLLIKRITQPSDGNASGTAVTRSLEEDSSSIEWTRVKKPVKLPILMYHSVHNMAESEAANANLIVDPETFESQLKALKKAGYYTLTPEEAYRILAKNEVPKGKKYVWLTFDDGVEDFYTIVYPLLKKYKMTATNNIITDFTQKEKENVLTFDQIKEMKHAGLTFESHTVNHPDLANSSLETQKNELVASKRLLDKVLDQNTSVIVYPSGSYSQVTIDQAKKADYKLGLTTKNGLASSADGLYSLKRVRILPTTTGEDLLAMIQE, via the coding sequence ATGAGTAAACGAAGAGTACCTAAAAAAATCAAAACCCTACTTGGAATCAATGCCTTCCTACTGGTCTGTATCTTTATTTGTAGCTTTCTTCTGATCAAGCGCATCACTCAACCCAGTGACGGAAATGCAAGTGGCACTGCTGTGACACGTTCTCTCGAGGAGGATAGCTCCTCTATCGAGTGGACCCGAGTGAAAAAGCCGGTCAAACTGCCCATCCTCATGTACCACTCCGTGCACAATATGGCTGAGTCCGAAGCTGCCAATGCCAATCTGATTGTCGATCCAGAAACCTTTGAGAGCCAACTAAAGGCCCTGAAAAAAGCGGGTTACTACACATTGACACCTGAGGAGGCTTATCGCATCCTCGCAAAGAACGAAGTGCCCAAAGGAAAGAAATATGTCTGGCTGACCTTTGATGATGGCGTTGAGGATTTCTATACCATCGTCTATCCGCTTCTTAAGAAATACAAGATGACGGCCACCAACAATATCATCACAGACTTTACCCAAAAGGAAAAAGAAAATGTCCTGACCTTTGACCAAATCAAAGAGATGAAACATGCTGGCTTAACCTTTGAAAGCCATACGGTCAATCATCCAGACCTAGCCAATTCCAGCCTTGAGACTCAAAAGAATGAGCTCGTCGCTTCTAAACGCCTGCTAGATAAGGTGCTGGATCAAAATACCAGCGTTATCGTCTACCCATCTGGTAGCTACAGCCAGGTCACGATCGACCAAGCCAAGAAAGCTGACTACAAACTAGGCCTCACCACTAAAAATGGACTCGCCAGCTCCGCTGATGGCCTCTATTCCCTCAAACGAGTTCGGATCCTTCCAACCACTACAGGAGAGGATCTCCTAGCCATGATCCAAGAATAA
- a CDS encoding ABC transporter ATP-binding protein, with protein sequence MKKPIIEFKNVTKVFEDSGTVVLKDINFELEEGKFYTLLGASGSGKSTILNIIAGLLDASSGDVYLDGERINDVPTNKRDVHTVFQSYALFPHMTVFENVAFPLRLKKLDQAEIERRVSEVLKMVQLAGFEKRSIQKLSGGQRQRVAIARAIINEPRVVLLDEPLSALDLKLRTDMQYELRELQQRLGITFVFVTHDQEEALAMSDWIFVMNEGEIVQSGTPVDIYDEPINHFVATFIGESNILDGRMIEDYLVEFNGKRFEAVDGGMRPNEPVEVVIRPEDLQITLPEEGKLQVKVDTQLFRGVHYEIIAYDDLGNEWMIHSTRKAIVGEVIGLDFEPEDIHVMRLNETEEEFDARIEEYVEVEEQEAGLINAIEEERDEENNL encoded by the coding sequence TTGAAAAAACCAATTATTGAGTTTAAAAATGTTACAAAGGTCTTTGAAGATAGCGGAACCGTTGTCCTAAAGGATATCAATTTTGAATTGGAAGAAGGGAAGTTCTATACCCTGCTCGGTGCATCTGGATCAGGAAAATCAACTATCCTTAATATTATTGCCGGTCTTTTAGATGCTAGCTCTGGAGATGTCTACCTTGATGGGGAACGGATCAATGATGTCCCTACCAACAAGCGGGATGTCCACACCGTCTTTCAGTCCTATGCCCTGTTTCCGCATATGACGGTCTTTGAAAATGTGGCTTTCCCCCTTCGTTTGAAAAAGCTGGACCAGGCTGAGATCGAACGTCGGGTTTCAGAAGTATTGAAAATGGTCCAGTTAGCAGGATTTGAAAAACGCTCGATCCAAAAATTATCGGGTGGTCAACGCCAGCGGGTAGCTATTGCACGGGCTATTATCAATGAACCACGAGTGGTTCTTTTAGATGAGCCCTTGTCTGCACTTGACTTGAAACTTCGGACAGACATGCAGTATGAGTTGCGAGAATTGCAACAACGCTTGGGGATTACCTTTGTCTTTGTTACCCATGACCAAGAAGAAGCCCTCGCCATGAGTGACTGGATCTTTGTCATGAATGAAGGAGAGATCGTCCAATCTGGTACACCAGTAGATATCTATGATGAACCGATCAACCACTTTGTAGCCACCTTTATCGGGGAGTCCAACATTCTAGATGGGCGTATGATCGAGGACTACTTGGTTGAGTTCAATGGCAAACGCTTTGAAGCCGTCGATGGGGGAATGCGTCCAAACGAACCAGTTGAAGTCGTCATTCGTCCTGAAGACTTGCAAATCACTCTTCCTGAAGAAGGCAAGCTCCAAGTGAAGGTGGACACCCAGCTCTTCCGTGGTGTGCATTATGAGATCATCGCTTATGATGATTTGGGAAATGAGTGGATGATCCACTCCACTCGGAAAGCCATCGTGGGAGAAGTCATCGGGCTAGACTTTGAACCAGAAGATATCCACGTTATGCGTCTCAACGAAACCGAAGAAGAATTCGATGCGCGGATCGAAGAGTACGTTGAAGTGGAAGAGCAAGAAGCTGGTTTGATTAATGCCATTGAGGAGGAAAGAGATGAAGAAAACAACCTCTAA